CGAGTGATGGCAATCAGGGCTTTCCCGGATATATCAGCCAAGTTGGGTCTGGATGTTTTCGACAAGGAACAAATTCAGTACTTTTGCCAAATTATAAAGGAGGCTGTGCGAACACGGGAAGCACACGGAATAGTTCGACCGGATATGATCCATCTGTTGATGCAGGCGAAAAAGGGTATACTGAAACATCAACAGGAGGAAGCAGAAACCGGCGAGGGATTCGCAACGGTAAATGAGTCGGCTGTTGGCAAGGCGACCGCAAACCGAACAATGACCGAAATCGAGTTTATGGCGCAGTGTTTAATTTTCTTCTTCGCTGGATTCGATACCGTGTCCACTGCGTTGATGTTCGCGTCCTACGAACTGGCGCTAAACCCGGATATCCAGCAGAAACTCTACGAAGAAATTGCGGACACGAACCGTCGGCTGGGTGGTAAGCCGATATCGTATGATGTTCTACCGAAAATGAAATACTTGGATATGGTCGTGTCGGAGTCGTTGAGAATGTGGCCAATACCGGTCGTTGATCGACACTGCGTTCGCGACTACACTCTGGACGATGGCGAGGGACTCAAATTCACTATCGACCAGGGAACGTGTATATGGATTCCCGTGCATGGCCTTCATCGGGACCCGAAATACTACCCAAATCCGGACAAATTCGACCCGGAGCGATTCAGTGACGCCAACCGGGTCAATATAAACATGGACGCATATTTGCCATTTGGTGTTGGACCGCGGAACTGCATCGGATCGAGGTTTGCTCTCATGGAGATGAAGGCGATTTTGTATCACTTGCTGCTGAATTTCTGCATTGAGAGATCAGAGCAGACACAGGTGCCGTTAAAGCTGCTCAAGGGAATGATGTCATTGGGAACCGAGAGAGGCATACATCTGCGGTTGAAGTTGAGACAGTGAAAAATTGATATATGATACATGCAGTATTTTCGGTAATATATTTTCGATTATACAGTGATGGGAAAAGTTGCAAGGTCAACCAGTAAATAGTAAACAAATGTTATTATACTATTCAAATATGTAATTTTTAGTCTCTGCCTTTCAACAAGCAAACATATCACCTTGGATTTACATTATTAGTTGCGATATCGCCTCTACGAATATCCagatattttctttttaatcaactGTTATCATAATATGCCATTATTAGAACAATATTCGGAAGAAAAAGAATATCCTTGTTCTCCGATAAAGAAGTTCTCGGTATCGCCTGTTCTCCACGGTACACTAAGAAACCTTCCACTCAATataaatatattaggctgtcaaaaagtcctgcggtattttttttgaattttcatttgttcataaaattagttacaatcatctgttttatgtcaaatatgcgccgttttgttcgatgacttgttcccaacgagatgccaacttcataatacccctgttatagaagctcgcttccttattggcaaaaaactcggatagccaattttcacaggcctcttttgtggctaacttctgactacctagctcgttcgccatggacaaaaacaggtggtagtcacttggtgcaaggtccggactatacggcggatgcaaaagaacctcccatccgagctcccggagcttctggcgcgtcaccaaagaagtgtgtggcctggcgttgtcctgatggaagacaatgcggcctctgtttatcaaagatggcctcttcttcatgagtgctaccttcaagcggtccagttgttggcagtacaggtccgaattgagcgtttggccatagggaagcagctcataatagattattccttgacaatcccaccaaacacacagcagaaccttcctggccgttaatgagggcttggccaccgtctgagccgcttcagcgggcttcgaccacgaccgtttgcgcttcacgttgtcgtaagtgacccacttttcatcgccagtcaccatccgcttcagaaaagggtcgattttgttgcgattcagcagcgattcacatgcgtcgatacggtcaaagatgattttttttgcgtgtgtggcacccatacatcgagcttctttgtgaatccaagcttcttcaaatggttaataacggtttgatgacttatccccagctcttggccgatgctacggctgctactatgccggtctttctcggctaattcagcgattttgtcgcaattttcgacgacaggccttccggagcgtggcgcatcttcaacgacctctacacctgaacgaaaacgttgaaaccatcattgtgcggtggaaatggaaactgtatcgggtccataaactgcacaaattttattggcagcttgagatgcatttttgccttgtcatagtagtactgtaaaatatgtcggattttctctttattttgctccatatttgcgacactataactcacgaacgacttaaccaaacacaacactgtcaagaactatattatagcgcgcaaaaatacctttccaacaagctatagtatgactcgatacaatgaatacaactagaactacgcgcttacaacgacacctcgcggaaataccgcaggacttttgtgacagcctaatatttatgtGGGTCTCAACTATTCAGACTGGTGCTTAAACATGATACatggtgattttttgttttcttctgcatgattgaataaacagaagaaaatggtaataatggctttaatggtatttttgtgtacatattTGGACAGAATGCGGTATTGAAgcgtgacaattttttttcagattatttTTTCATGGAATTGCTAATTCTGTGAACAATGTGAAAACCTAACTTCGAATAAAGTTtagacaaaaaattttttttttatttaacaatagctgacccggcaaacttcgtcttgcccaaaatttgttttttgttatcaatagcaataaaaaaaaaatcaataccttcaaactttcacgtttttttactaagcgaaagttcatgagtccaatcgcagaactgttcattgattgattttctaatcgaccccgttgaatttaccttttactaaaaaaatcctagtacttctatcaaaactcatcattataatatcacattattttcagacacaattctcgttcaagatttttcaaacacttgcaaataacatgtttctccgttacatggaataaatgtttgatacagaaaaaatgatagaaaaaagacagaccgctcccctcttctccccttagagaggggggggaggaatgtccattcaccatagaaacgtctcgttcccccctaaaatcttcaaatgccaaatttggctccatttgctttattagatttctagttatgaagaaatttgtttttcatttgtgctGCCATACAcaccccccccctaagagaagggggaggagtatataaccaccatagaaacatttattgcaccctaaaacctccatatgcctaattcggttccatttgcttgattaattctcgagtaatacagaaatttttgtttcatttgtatggcagcccccccatagagagggggtggagtgtccaaccaccgtaaaaacatttgttgcaccctcaaacttccacatgccaaatttggtttcgtttgcttgtttgactctcgagtaatgaagaaatttgtgtttcatttgtatgacagccccccttagagagggaagggtctggaaatatcataagaaccttccccgaccccaaaaaccccctacataccaattttcatgtcgatcggttcagtagtttccgagtccattggCTGATTTTTCCGAGACCTGTTTTTTGAAGGTTTAGACTGATGATTGATTTCGTAGCAAAATCTTAATTTTTAGCGTTAGGTATTTTGACACTACGCCTTTCGAAGAAGAAGGCGAAGAATCAGATTCTGGATACAATCGTGACTGCAAAATTAGTTATTTTACCGGTCTTATCGTGTTTCTGATATAGACCCTTTTCAACGTGACGTGACAAAGTTTAGACTCACtagaaacagtttttttttatcgtgaaACTTACCTGTTTGATCTGCAGCATGCCGTAGAAATACTGATGCTTTGTCTGGAAAGAGAAGAGAAAatagaaattaaaattcaatcaTGTAATAATTTCATTATTTCCACCGTTCCATTCTAGGATGGTCCGAGCAATCAAACTTTTCCCCCTTTTCCCCCCTCTCATACTACCAGGTTATCCAAAGGACCCTGGACCAAGACGACACCTTCACGGGACGGAGTTTTCCCAGATGGGGAGATGCCAACGGTGACTTCGGTTAAGTACAAGTTCTACGGTTTGGAGGGTTGTCAGAGACGCTTCCCAAAAAACCGTTCTGAATCCGAAATTCCGTGGAGTGTTTTCTGCGTGCCAAAATCAGGGACGCAAGACCTGAATATAGAGAGGCCTCGTATATCCTAAAACTACTGAACTAGGAACAGATTGTTGCTCTTAAAACGATCACTTAAACAAATTTACAAGATGAAATTGAGATCAAAATTGCGAAACACCGCACATTAAACCAATGCAAGTGCATTGTGTACTACCCGGAATCCACGCAATACGAAACGACTTGATCACGaggaaaaaaggcgacaagatAGTAGTAACTCCTATAATCGTACTCACAATTGCGGGGACAGTGGTACCGCAAACAATCGACTTTGGGTGGATTAGAGTCCGAACTCGGCCATATCATCCATCACCGATGTTGTGTTATGGATATTTCGATTATGGTCTCCCGCGAAAGCGTTGCTCTATCAAAACCCCGATATGCGGCGTCTGCTGTGGTTATCAACCAAGCACACCAGGAATACCTTGTGAAGGTGTCCCTTACTGCAAACATTGCAAAAGCGAGTCCCATCCCGTTAACAGCAAGAAATGTCCCGTGTACGTAAAAAAGGTCGAAATTAAACATATGATGGATGGTGACCAGGGTATCGGTTACCTCTCTGCCAGAAGAATCCACGACCTGAAACAACGTGCTAAGCCCATTGCCACTATAGTCGCCGAAGGAAACGATACCCGTTTCGCACAACTCAACGCCAAATTCGACCAGCCGTTGGTTGAAATTGATCAAAGGAACGACAATCTTCATTCCCTCCAAGAAGAAGTTTCGAAGAGGGATAAGCAGATCAACATTCTCTTAAATGTGATCAAAGCAAAAGACAGCCAGGTTGCTGACAAGGATGCGCGGATAGTTGCGTTGGAAGCTGCGCTGGCTGCTGCTAACATATGCATTCCATCCCCTAACGCCATAGACACCCCGGGAAACCTAACCACGTCCCAAACTCCGTCTGCAGTGGAATTCAGTACGACGGCTGAATTCATTAATAAAACCACAGTTGATACCGACTCTAACATCTCAACATTATCTAGCCGACGGTCACGATCTCGGTTGCCCCGGCGAAGTTCACGAAAACATAGCAAGGACGGACTACCTAATACTAATAAGACGAGAAGATgagaagacgagaagacgagaagacgagaagacgagaagacgagaagacgagaagacgggacgacgagaagacgagaagacgggacgacgagaagacgagaagacgggacgacgagaagacgagaagacgggacgacgagaagacgagaagacgagaagacgagaagacgagaagacgagaagacgagaagacgagaagacgagaagacgagaagacgagaagacgagaagacgagaagacgagaagacgagaagacgagaagacgagaagacgagaagacgagaagacgagaagacgagaagacgagaagacgagaagacgagaagacgagaagacgagaagacgagaagacgagaagacgagaagacgagaagacgagaagacgagaagacgagaagacgagaagacgagaagacgagaagacgagaagacgagaagacgagaagacgagaagacgagaagacgagaagacgagaagacgagaagacgagaagacgagaagacgagaagacgagaagacgagaagacgagaagacgagaagacgagaagacgagaagacgagaagacgagaagacgagaagacgagaagacgagaagacgagaagacgagaagacgagaagacgagaagacgagaagacgagaagacgagaagacgagaagacgagaagacgagaagacgagaagacgagaagacgagaagacgagaagacgagaagacgagaagacgagaagacgagaagacgagaagacgagaagacgagaagacgagaagacgagaagacgagaagacgagaagacgagaagacgagaagacgagaagacgagaagacgagaagacgagaagacgagaagacgagaagacgagaagacgagaagacgagaagacgagaagacgagaagacgagaagacgagaagacgagaagacgagaagacgagaagacgagaagacgagaagacgagaagacgagaagacgagaagacgagaagacgagaagacgagaagacgagaagacgagaagacgagaagacgagaagacgagaagacgagaagacgagaagacgagaagacgagaagacgagaagacgagaagacgagaagacgagaagacgagaagacgagaagacgagaagacgagaagacgagaagacgagaagacgagaagacgagaagacgagaagacgagaagacgagaagacgagaagacgagaagacgagaagacgagaagacgagaagacgagaagacgagaagacgagaagacgagaagacgagaagacgagaagacgagaagacgagaagacgagaagacgagaagacgagaagacgagaagacgagaagacgaga
The Toxorhynchites rutilus septentrionalis strain SRP chromosome 2, ASM2978413v1, whole genome shotgun sequence genome window above contains:
- the LOC129764316 gene encoding probable cytochrome P450 9f2 — encoded protein: MEVNLLYLATVVAILAYLYHILTRHHDYFREKPIPSLAAKPLLGSTAALVLKKSSFSELVKGFYDKFPGAKVFGLFDSMTRIFVIRDPELIKKIAVKDFEHFIDRRPFFGKNPDGNDGLIFSKTLVGMQGQKWRDMRATLSPAFTGSKMRAMFELIVKYSQGMSEILRKEAAEVGHIEYEVKDLYQRIANDIIATCAFGLQVESLHSRENEFYTMGKKMMKLNRFIVFLRVMAIRAFPDISAKLGLDVFDKEQIQYFCQIIKEAVRTREAHGIVRPDMIHLLMQAKKGILKHQQEEAETGEGFATVNESAVGKATANRTMTEIEFMAQCLIFFFAGFDTVSTALMFASYELALNPDIQQKLYEEIADTNRRLGGKPISYDVLPKMKYLDMVVSESLRMWPIPVVDRHCVRDYTLDDGEGLKFTIDQGTCIWIPVHGLHRDPKYYPNPDKFDPERFSDANRVNINMDAYLPFGVGPRNCIGSRFALMEMKAILYHLLLNFCIERSEQTQVPLKLLKGMMSLGTERGIHLRLKLRQ